The Gemmata palustris genome includes a region encoding these proteins:
- a CDS encoding ABC transporter ATP-binding protein has translation MSLVVENVSKEYPTRGATPLSVLRNVSFTLDRGDAVAVMGPSGSGKSTLLHILGTLDRPTGGKVSLDGTDPFALPEAELAQFRNARIGFVFQDHHLLPQCSVLENVLIPTLVSKATNASETEAYARQLLDRVGLGGRLDHRPAELSGGERQRVAVARALVLKPTLLLADEPTGNLDRTNSQSVGELLLELHKQERTVLVVVTHSADLAKLFPRRYEMNDGALQPA, from the coding sequence ATGTCACTCGTCGTCGAAAACGTCTCGAAGGAATACCCGACGCGCGGTGCAACCCCGCTCTCGGTGCTCCGCAACGTGAGTTTCACACTAGATCGCGGGGACGCGGTCGCGGTCATGGGGCCGTCCGGTTCCGGGAAGAGCACGCTACTCCACATTCTCGGCACCCTCGACCGGCCCACGGGCGGTAAGGTCTCGCTCGACGGAACTGATCCGTTCGCGCTGCCCGAAGCGGAACTCGCACAGTTCCGCAACGCGCGCATCGGGTTCGTGTTCCAGGACCACCACCTGTTGCCGCAGTGCTCCGTTCTCGAGAACGTGCTGATCCCGACGCTCGTGAGCAAAGCCACGAACGCGAGCGAGACGGAAGCCTACGCGCGGCAACTGCTCGACCGCGTGGGCCTCGGCGGGCGCCTCGATCACCGCCCGGCGGAACTCTCCGGGGGCGAGCGCCAGCGCGTGGCCGTCGCGCGGGCACTCGTGTTGAAGCCGACACTGCTGCTCGCGGACGAACCCACCGGGAACCTCGACCGCACCAACTCCCAGTCCGTCGGCGAACTGCTCCTCGAGCTGCACAAGCAGGAACGAACCGTTCTCGTTGTGGTCACGCACAGCGCGGACCTCGCGAAACTGTTCCCGCGCCGCTACGAAATGAACGACGGCGCTCTCCAACCCGCCTGA